A genomic segment from Peribacillus sp. ACCC06369 encodes:
- a CDS encoding iron-sulfur cluster assembly accessory protein, producing MSEVVQITEAAAFQIKEMMKQNGEEGSFLRVAVKGGGCSGLSYGMGFEEEPGEKDSQLEQFEIKILVDNGDADILKGTVIDYKQTMMGGGFTIENPNAIASCGCGSSFKTAKNAGTPENC from the coding sequence GTGAGTGAAGTTGTTCAAATAACGGAAGCTGCTGCTTTTCAGATAAAAGAAATGATGAAACAAAATGGTGAAGAGGGTTCCTTTTTAAGAGTGGCCGTTAAAGGCGGGGGCTGCAGTGGATTATCCTACGGAATGGGTTTTGAAGAAGAGCCCGGAGAAAAAGATAGCCAGCTGGAACAGTTTGAAATAAAAATCCTTGTTGATAACGGGGATGCCGATATATTAAAAGGAACGGTAATTGATTATAAACAAACGATGATGGGCGGAGGCTTTACGATCGAAAACCCAAATGCCATCGCTTCATGCGGTTGCGGGTCTTCCTTCAAAACGGCAAAAAACGCCGGTACGCCAGAGAACTGCTAA
- a CDS encoding SDR family oxidoreductase, with protein MNILVAGANGTTGKQIIGELSKNPQMNVFGMIRKEEQAQTIKELGGHPILADLEGNVDKAVDNMEAIIFAAGSGPKTGPDKTTAVDKNGAIKLVDAAKKKGIERFIMLSSVGTDDPEQAQEGMRHYLEAKHDADEHLKASGLTYTIVRPVALTNEQAVGKIFAEEKVDHANKSIPRADVASVLAQSVTAENTFNKTFEIFSGTFQIKEALNNI; from the coding sequence ATGAATATTTTAGTTGCTGGAGCCAATGGAACGACCGGAAAGCAGATCATTGGGGAATTATCAAAAAATCCACAAATGAATGTATTCGGAATGATCCGGAAAGAGGAACAGGCTCAAACGATAAAAGAACTCGGTGGGCATCCAATTCTTGCAGATTTAGAGGGAAATGTGGATAAAGCAGTGGATAACATGGAAGCCATCATTTTCGCAGCCGGATCTGGACCAAAAACGGGACCGGATAAAACGACGGCTGTGGATAAGAATGGGGCGATTAAACTAGTTGATGCCGCCAAAAAGAAAGGGATCGAACGTTTTATCATGTTAAGCTCTGTAGGTACTGATGATCCGGAACAAGCCCAAGAAGGAATGCGCCATTATCTTGAAGCAAAACATGATGCCGATGAACATTTAAAAGCAAGCGGGCTGACATACACGATTGTCCGGCCGGTTGCATTGACAAATGAACAAGCTGTCGGAAAAATCTTTGCTGAAGAAAAAGTGGACCATGCCAACAAATCCATTCCAAGAGCAGATGTCGCCTCCGTTCTTGCCCAATCAGTCACAGCGGAAAATACGTTCAATAAGACATTCGAGATTTTCAGCGGTACCTTTCAAATCAAGGAAGCCCTTAACAATATTTAA
- a CDS encoding YuzD family protein, translating into MVMKEIEIEVYGAEQICASCVNLPSSKDTCEWLEAALTRKFPEQKFKISYIDMYNPPETLKQKNFAAKMIEEDLFYPLVLIEGEIIAEGNVRLKKVVETMEKYGYTMLV; encoded by the coding sequence ATGGTAATGAAAGAAATTGAGATAGAAGTGTATGGAGCGGAGCAAATTTGTGCGAGTTGTGTGAATCTCCCATCTTCAAAAGATACCTGTGAGTGGCTTGAAGCCGCTTTAACGAGAAAGTTTCCTGAGCAGAAATTCAAAATATCCTATATAGATATGTATAATCCACCAGAAACGCTGAAGCAAAAGAACTTTGCCGCGAAGATGATCGAAGAAGATTTATTTTATCCACTGGTCCTCATCGAAGGTGAGATCATTGCAGAAGGAAATGTGCGTCTCAAGAAAGTGGTGGAAACGATGGAAAAATACGGATATACGATGCTAGTGTGA
- a CDS encoding NifU family protein has product MSEQTMEVQVQEVLDKLRPFLLRDGGDCELVDVEDGIVKLRLLGACGSCPSSTITLKAGIERALLEEVPGVVEVEQVF; this is encoded by the coding sequence ATGTCTGAACAAACAATGGAAGTTCAAGTTCAAGAAGTCCTAGATAAACTTCGTCCGTTTCTTCTTCGTGATGGCGGTGACTGTGAACTAGTTGACGTAGAAGATGGAATTGTAAAATTACGATTACTAGGAGCCTGCGGAAGCTGTCCTAGTTCGACCATTACGCTAAAAGCTGGGATTGAGCGTGCCCTTCTTGAAGAAGTTCCTGGTGTAGTGGAAGTAGAACAAGTTTTCTAA
- a CDS encoding NAD(P)/FAD-dependent oxidoreductase has protein sequence MEVNEKVYDITIIGGGPVGLFTAFYGGMRQASVKIIESLPQLGGQLSALYPEKFIYDIAGFPKVRAQELVNNLKEQMAKFEQDVVLEQAVQEVEKQADGVFKLTTDKEIHYSKTIIITAGNGAFQPRRIEIDDAKKYESSNLHYFIDDLNHFAGKKVVVFGGGDSAVDWALMLEPIAEKVSIIHRRDKFRAHEHSVENLKHSKVEIKTPYIPSELIGTDGRINTVVIKDTNGEDTETMEVDAVIVNYGFVSSLGPIKEWGLDIQKNSILVNSRMETNIPGIYAAGDIATYDGKVKLIASGFGEAPTAVNHAKQYIDPKAKVQPMHSSSMF, from the coding sequence TTGGAAGTTAATGAAAAAGTTTATGATATTACCATCATTGGCGGAGGCCCGGTTGGATTATTTACTGCATTTTATGGCGGTATGAGACAGGCATCCGTAAAAATCATCGAGAGCTTGCCACAATTAGGCGGACAATTGTCGGCCCTTTATCCTGAGAAATTCATCTATGATATCGCAGGTTTCCCAAAAGTGCGTGCTCAGGAGCTAGTGAATAATTTGAAAGAACAAATGGCAAAGTTTGAACAAGATGTTGTCTTGGAGCAAGCCGTTCAAGAAGTGGAAAAGCAAGCCGACGGAGTTTTCAAGTTAACGACGGATAAAGAAATCCATTACTCCAAAACCATTATCATCACAGCTGGAAATGGGGCTTTCCAACCCCGCCGCATCGAAATTGATGATGCAAAAAAATATGAAAGCAGCAACCTTCATTATTTCATCGACGACCTCAATCATTTTGCTGGCAAAAAAGTGGTGGTATTCGGAGGTGGGGATTCAGCAGTGGACTGGGCACTTATGCTGGAACCGATCGCCGAGAAAGTGAGCATCATTCATAGAAGAGATAAATTCCGTGCCCACGAACATAGTGTAGAAAACCTTAAACATTCAAAAGTTGAAATAAAGACTCCTTACATACCTTCAGAATTGATTGGTACAGACGGCCGGATCAATACAGTTGTCATCAAGGATACAAACGGTGAAGATACAGAGACGATGGAGGTAGATGCAGTCATCGTCAACTACGGCTTCGTTTCCTCCCTTGGTCCCATCAAGGAATGGGGACTTGATATCCAGAAGAACAGTATTTTGGTGAATTCCAGAATGGAAACGAATATCCCAGGAATTTATGCAGCGGGTGATATCGCAACATATGATGGCAAGGTCAAATTGATTGCAAGTGGTTTTGGTGAGGCACCCACTGCCGTCAATCACGCCAAGCAATATATTGACCCAAAAGCAAAAGTCCAGCCAATGCACAGTTCTTCCATGTTTTAA
- a CDS encoding cobalamin-binding protein, whose product MKIISLCPSNTELCTYLGIEDQLIAIDDYSDWPETIQHLPKVGPDLSIDIDHVESLKPDLVLASLSVPGMEKNIEGLKERNLPHIIFNPQSLEDIAKDLLILGEATDLNDKAAEQAAKFREAILQYKNVADKIETKPSLYWEWWPNPLFSPGGVNWLTEISLLAGGYNLFEDVDMASIQVTSEEVRKKDPDHICLAWVGVPLRKVNPALVKKRKGWTDMKAVRDNNIHIMEEPLYCRPSPRLLDGLSKLAKTLHPEAYNGLG is encoded by the coding sequence TTGAAAATAATCTCTCTTTGCCCCAGCAATACGGAACTCTGCACATATCTAGGGATTGAAGATCAGCTGATTGCTATCGATGACTATTCCGATTGGCCCGAAACCATACAGCACCTTCCTAAGGTGGGGCCCGATTTATCGATTGATATCGATCATGTAGAATCACTGAAACCCGATTTGGTGCTCGCTTCCCTGAGTGTACCGGGTATGGAAAAAAATATTGAAGGATTAAAAGAACGGAACCTCCCTCATATCATCTTCAATCCGCAATCACTTGAAGATATAGCAAAAGATTTGCTGATCCTGGGCGAAGCCACGGATCTTAATGATAAAGCAGCAGAACAGGCTGCTAAATTCCGTGAGGCCATCCTTCAATATAAAAACGTCGCCGATAAAATCGAAACGAAGCCGTCCCTATATTGGGAATGGTGGCCAAATCCCTTATTCAGCCCTGGGGGAGTTAACTGGTTAACCGAGATCAGCCTTCTTGCGGGAGGATATAATCTTTTCGAAGATGTGGACATGGCAAGCATTCAAGTCACTTCCGAAGAGGTCCGGAAAAAGGATCCCGACCATATTTGCTTAGCTTGGGTCGGTGTACCTTTACGAAAAGTGAATCCGGCGCTTGTCAAGAAACGAAAAGGGTGGACCGATATGAAGGCAGTCCGGGATAACAATATCCACATCATGGAAGAACCCTTATACTGTCGGCCTTCCCCCCGTTTACTGGATGGTCTTTCAAAATTGGCAAAGACTCTTCACCCTGAAGCATACAACGGCTTGGGCTAA
- a CDS encoding NAD(P)/FAD-dependent oxidoreductase has translation MKKPTIVVLGAGYGGLMTVTRLQKALGQNEAEIVLVNKNDYHYETTWLHEASAGTLHHDRVRYPIKSVINGSKVKFIQDSVLEVKTEDKKVILENGEISYDYLVIGLGPESETFGIQGLKEYAFSISNVNTARKIRDHIQLQFATYSSEVEKNEDRLTIVVGGAGFTGIEFLGELANRVPELCKEYDIDFQKVRMYCVEAAPAVLPGFDPELVDYAVSYLEKKGVEFKIGTPIKGATPEGIIVAKGEDEVEEIKAGTVVWAAGVRGNSVIEASGFEAMRGRIKVNLDMRAPGHDDIFIVGDCALIINEEINRPYPPTAQIAMQQGEVIAKNLTKLVRNESDLETFTFENKGTVCSLGEDNAIGVVFGKKVTGKTASFMKKMVDNRALLMIGGASLVAKKGKFNVL, from the coding sequence TTGAAAAAGCCAACTATCGTTGTTTTAGGAGCAGGTTATGGTGGATTGATGACCGTTACTCGCTTACAGAAGGCATTAGGTCAAAATGAAGCAGAAATCGTATTAGTTAACAAAAATGATTACCACTATGAAACAACATGGCTGCATGAAGCATCTGCTGGAACGCTTCATCATGATCGTGTGCGCTATCCAATCAAAAGTGTCATTAACGGCAGCAAAGTTAAATTCATCCAAGATTCTGTTTTGGAAGTGAAAACAGAAGACAAAAAAGTCATCCTTGAAAACGGCGAAATTTCTTATGATTACCTAGTGATTGGACTTGGACCGGAATCGGAAACATTCGGGATCCAAGGGCTAAAAGAATATGCTTTCTCCATCTCCAATGTGAACACTGCACGTAAAATCCGTGACCATATCCAATTGCAATTTGCTACGTACAGTTCTGAAGTCGAGAAGAATGAAGACCGATTGACGATCGTTGTTGGCGGAGCAGGATTTACGGGTATCGAGTTCCTTGGCGAATTAGCTAATCGTGTTCCTGAACTTTGTAAAGAATATGACATCGATTTCCAAAAGGTTCGTATGTACTGTGTGGAGGCAGCACCAGCCGTCCTTCCTGGCTTCGATCCGGAATTGGTGGATTATGCAGTTTCTTACCTTGAGAAAAAAGGTGTGGAATTCAAAATCGGTACACCGATCAAGGGGGCAACTCCTGAAGGTATCATCGTGGCAAAAGGCGAAGATGAAGTGGAAGAAATCAAGGCGGGAACCGTTGTATGGGCAGCTGGCGTACGTGGTAACTCCGTGATTGAGGCTTCTGGTTTTGAAGCTATGCGTGGACGTATCAAAGTGAACCTTGACATGCGTGCACCTGGTCATGACGATATTTTCATCGTAGGGGATTGCGCTTTGATCATCAACGAAGAAATTAATCGTCCATATCCACCAACTGCACAAATCGCCATGCAACAAGGTGAGGTCATTGCGAAGAACCTGACTAAATTGGTTCGTAACGAAAGCGACCTTGAAACGTTCACTTTCGAAAACAAAGGAACGGTATGTTCACTTGGTGAAGACAATGCGATCGGTGTTGTATTCGGCAAGAAAGTTACAGGTAAGACGGCATCATTCATGAAGAAAATGGTCGATAACAGAGCATTGTTAATGATTGGCGGAGCTTCCCTGGTTGCTAAAAAAGGTAAATTCAACGTCCTTTAA
- a CDS encoding YuzB family protein, with protein sequence MYPIIEFCVSNLASGAQEALERLERDPNLDIIEYGCLGYCGKCSSNLYALVNGEVVSGDTTDELVDKIYKFIDEFEM encoded by the coding sequence ATGTACCCGATTATTGAATTTTGCGTAAGCAATCTAGCCAGCGGTGCTCAAGAGGCTCTGGAAAGATTGGAGAGGGATCCAAATTTAGATATCATAGAATATGGTTGTTTGGGATATTGCGGCAAATGCTCCAGTAACTTATATGCACTAGTAAACGGTGAAGTGGTTTCCGGCGACACAACGGATGAATTGGTAGATAAAATATATAAGTTCATTGATGAATTTGAAATGTAG
- the thrB gene encoding homoserine kinase codes for MSADSEMFLIRVPASTANLGPGFDSIGLALGLYLEIHGSSSDHWEVVPLSEEMSVFPRDDRNFIVKVAKETAAYYGKELSPCRLFVSSEIPLARGLGSSASAIVAGIELANIVGELHLSVDEKNRHASLFEGHPDNAGASVYGGLVVGLHTEERTDVVSFPIEGVKVIAVIPNFELLTEDSRNVLPNSLSYKDAISGSAAANVLLAGVLSKDWKLVGEMMQSDRFHQPFRAGLVLHLALIEEVVLQKGGFGAALSGAGPTVLCLASAEKCESVLTGLKEKFPEYLVKELKIDNVGSYTAILSEQEKKELKFLKS; via the coding sequence ATGAGTGCAGATTCCGAGATGTTCTTGATCCGTGTACCGGCGAGTACGGCCAACTTAGGACCAGGATTCGATTCCATCGGCTTGGCGCTAGGACTTTACTTGGAAATACACGGATCTTCATCAGATCATTGGGAAGTCGTTCCACTATCAGAGGAAATGTCTGTTTTTCCAAGAGATGATCGTAATTTTATCGTTAAAGTTGCCAAGGAAACGGCGGCTTATTATGGAAAGGAACTATCCCCATGCCGGCTTTTCGTCTCTAGTGAAATTCCACTGGCACGGGGTCTTGGAAGCAGTGCCTCCGCCATTGTAGCTGGGATTGAATTAGCGAACATCGTTGGTGAACTCCATTTATCCGTTGATGAAAAGAATAGGCATGCTTCCCTCTTTGAAGGGCATCCGGATAATGCAGGGGCATCTGTTTATGGTGGATTGGTAGTGGGCCTGCATACAGAGGAGAGAACGGATGTCGTGTCGTTTCCGATCGAGGGAGTTAAGGTGATTGCTGTCATTCCCAATTTTGAATTGCTTACTGAGGATTCAAGAAATGTTCTTCCTAATTCACTTTCCTATAAAGATGCGATAAGCGGAAGTGCAGCCGCAAATGTTTTGCTTGCAGGAGTCTTATCGAAAGATTGGAAGCTTGTTGGTGAAATGATGCAAAGCGATCGATTCCATCAACCTTTTAGAGCGGGGTTAGTCCTTCATTTAGCACTTATAGAAGAGGTCGTCCTTCAAAAAGGTGGATTTGGTGCAGCCCTAAGCGGAGCAGGCCCCACTGTTTTATGCTTGGCATCCGCAGAAAAATGCGAAAGTGTGCTCACTGGATTGAAGGAAAAATTTCCGGAATATCTTGTGAAAGAATTGAAAATAGATAATGTTGGCAGTTATACGGCAATCCTTTCAGAACAGGAAAAAAAGGAATTGAAATTTTTGAAATCGTGA
- a CDS encoding NAD(P)/FAD-dependent oxidoreductase, translating into MKNLVILGGGYGGMRMLQRLLPNQLPENVSITLIDRNPYHCLKTEYYALAAGTIPDQHIRVAFPEHPRLKNVYGEVLSIDMENKQVIIENQDPVVYDDLVIGLGCEDKYHNIPGADTHTYSIQTIDKSRSTYSALNNLGAGATVSIVGGGLSGVELASELIESRSDLNVKLFDRGPHILSAFPERLSTFVESWFDKHTIEIIHHSNITKVEPNLLYNGDEAVQSDVIVWTAGIQPSKIIRDMDIEKDRQGRAVLTPQHFLPNNDSIFVVGDCASLPHAPSAQLAESQAEQIVQVLVKKWANEPLPESFPTMKLKGTLGSLGKKQGFGLVANRPITGRVARLMKSGILWMYKYHNG; encoded by the coding sequence ATGAAGAATTTAGTCATACTTGGTGGTGGGTATGGTGGTATGCGCATGTTGCAAAGATTGCTGCCTAATCAGCTGCCTGAAAATGTGAGCATCACGCTTATCGACCGTAATCCTTATCACTGCTTAAAAACGGAATATTATGCTTTAGCAGCAGGTACCATTCCTGATCAGCACATCCGTGTTGCATTTCCTGAACATCCTCGCTTGAAGAACGTATACGGAGAAGTACTTTCCATCGATATGGAAAATAAACAGGTCATTATAGAAAACCAAGATCCTGTCGTTTATGATGATTTAGTCATTGGCCTTGGCTGTGAAGATAAATACCACAATATTCCTGGAGCAGACACACATACCTATAGTATCCAAACAATCGATAAATCACGCAGCACATATTCAGCTTTGAATAATTTGGGTGCAGGTGCAACCGTTTCTATCGTTGGTGGCGGACTTAGCGGTGTTGAGCTAGCAAGTGAATTAATTGAAAGCCGTTCAGATTTGAACGTTAAGCTATTTGACCGTGGACCGCATATACTATCTGCTTTCCCAGAAAGATTAAGTACCTTTGTCGAATCTTGGTTCGATAAACATACAATCGAAATCATCCATCATTCAAATATAACCAAAGTTGAGCCAAACCTTCTTTATAATGGTGACGAAGCCGTTCAAAGTGACGTCATCGTCTGGACAGCGGGAATTCAGCCAAGCAAAATCATCCGCGATATGGATATTGAAAAAGATCGTCAAGGAAGAGCCGTTCTGACTCCTCAGCATTTCCTTCCTAATAATGACAGCATCTTTGTGGTCGGCGACTGTGCGAGCCTGCCTCATGCACCTAGTGCTCAATTGGCGGAGTCCCAAGCTGAACAAATCGTCCAAGTCCTTGTGAAGAAATGGGCAAATGAACCACTTCCGGAAAGCTTCCCTACAATGAAATTAAAAGGAACATTAGGTTCCCTTGGGAAGAAACAAGGTTTTGGTCTTGTTGCAAATCGCCCAATCACCGGTAGAGTGGCACGCCTGATGAAATCAGGCATTCTCTGGATGTATAAATACCATAACGGTTGA
- a CDS encoding NUDIX domain-containing protein, whose product MERCKNVWLAVSGLVISDKGEWLVVNKRYGGLKGQWSLPAGFVKNDETVDEAVVREVLEETGIHTEIEGIVGVRSGVIKGEISDNMLVFLLKPLSFEVTAQLDELYEAKFHDPELLVQEGKQSLLLEQLLAFKKERMQTMLDGLNPGDQFGYTSYKLFM is encoded by the coding sequence GTGGAACGATGCAAAAATGTTTGGCTGGCAGTGTCCGGCCTTGTGATATCTGATAAAGGTGAGTGGCTTGTCGTGAACAAAAGGTATGGCGGATTGAAAGGGCAGTGGTCGCTTCCGGCTGGTTTTGTCAAAAATGATGAAACCGTTGATGAAGCTGTCGTAAGGGAAGTGTTGGAGGAGACGGGTATTCATACAGAAATCGAAGGTATTGTAGGAGTGAGAAGTGGAGTCATCAAAGGGGAAATAAGTGATAATATGTTAGTATTTTTACTTAAACCGCTCAGTTTTGAGGTCACCGCTCAATTGGATGAATTATATGAAGCTAAATTTCATGACCCTGAATTACTCGTGCAGGAGGGGAAGCAATCTTTACTATTGGAACAGCTTTTAGCGTTTAAAAAGGAAAGAATGCAGACGATGCTTGACGGGTTGAATCCTGGAGATCAATTTGGCTATACATCCTATAAATTATTCATGTGA
- the thrC gene encoding threonine synthase — translation MSWQGLISTYKDFLPVNENTPALSLLEGNTPLIRLNRLSEEWGIDLHVKYEGANPTGSFKDRGMVMAVAKAIEAGSDTIICASTGNTSAAAAAYAARANLRCIVVIPEGKIAMGKLAQAVMYGAEIISIEGNFDQALKIVRSLSESSPITLVNSVNPYRIEGQKTAAFEICDALGSAPDILALPVGNAGNITAYWKGFKEYNDSKQTGLPEMRGFEAEGAAAIVRDTIIENPETIATAIRIGNPASWNFAVEAAKESQGKIDEVTDEEILEAYHFLAKKEGVFAEPASCASIAGIYKQLKSGEIKKGSKIVAVLTGNGLKDPNVAVDTSTIQPTLLPMDEEVILEHLQGVKQA, via the coding sequence ATGAGCTGGCAAGGACTTATAAGCACATATAAAGATTTTTTACCTGTCAATGAAAATACACCTGCACTATCCCTGTTGGAAGGGAATACACCTTTAATCAGACTGAATCGATTATCCGAAGAGTGGGGAATCGACTTACATGTAAAATATGAAGGAGCTAATCCAACTGGGTCGTTTAAAGATCGCGGAATGGTAATGGCTGTCGCAAAAGCGATCGAAGCGGGTAGCGACACGATCATCTGTGCTTCTACTGGGAACACATCGGCAGCCGCAGCGGCTTATGCCGCCCGTGCCAACCTGCGCTGTATCGTTGTCATTCCAGAAGGTAAAATAGCCATGGGTAAGCTTGCACAAGCCGTTATGTACGGAGCAGAAATAATCTCTATCGAAGGGAACTTCGACCAGGCTTTAAAAATCGTCCGTTCACTTAGTGAGAGCTCACCGATCACCCTTGTGAATTCTGTCAACCCATACCGGATCGAAGGGCAGAAGACGGCGGCTTTCGAAATTTGTGATGCTCTAGGCTCTGCACCGGATATTTTGGCGCTTCCAGTCGGGAATGCAGGTAATATCACTGCTTACTGGAAAGGGTTTAAAGAATATAATGACTCGAAACAAACGGGCCTACCTGAAATGAGAGGGTTCGAAGCGGAGGGTGCGGCCGCAATTGTCAGGGATACCATCATTGAAAATCCCGAAACCATTGCAACAGCCATCCGGATTGGGAATCCTGCCAGTTGGAACTTTGCTGTCGAAGCGGCAAAAGAATCCCAAGGTAAAATTGATGAGGTGACAGACGAAGAAATTCTGGAAGCCTATCATTTCCTCGCTAAAAAAGAAGGGGTATTTGCAGAGCCAGCCTCATGTGCTTCCATTGCAGGCATCTATAAACAATTAAAAAGCGGTGAAATCAAAAAAGGAAGCAAGATTGTTGCGGTGCTGACTGGAAATGGATTGAAAGATCCGAATGTGGCAGTCGATACTAGCACGATTCAACCGACATTGTTGCCAATGGACGAAGAGGTCATATTAGAACATCTGCAGGGTGTGAAACAGGCATGA
- a CDS encoding 3D domain-containing protein has protein sequence MKIVKALFLRVAIIILFILAIESTLNHVFGAESDNHLFEEAMRQNRMLGLEYKAIHSGGQVATLVASASMSNGPTTIAEAIELSKYPKHEVLATGYTAGYESTGKFPESPSYGITYSGVKVKRDLFSTIAADLAVFPLGTILWIPGYGYGVVADKGGAIKGNHLDLYYETVQDVYENWGKKTLEVYVVQKGNGELSEEQLKKLNETRIRQVFKPKIAEKTLNDNVSSFAF, from the coding sequence ATGAAGATTGTAAAGGCATTATTTTTGAGGGTTGCTATTATCATATTATTTATCTTGGCCATCGAATCAACCTTAAATCATGTTTTTGGAGCTGAGTCTGACAATCATCTCTTTGAAGAGGCGATGAGACAAAATCGAATGCTTGGTCTCGAATACAAAGCCATCCATAGTGGTGGCCAAGTGGCAACGCTAGTGGCATCCGCATCCATGAGCAATGGTCCAACTACGATAGCGGAGGCAATCGAGCTCTCTAAATACCCGAAGCACGAAGTTTTGGCTACAGGATATACAGCAGGGTATGAATCAACCGGAAAGTTCCCGGAGAGCCCATCTTATGGAATCACTTATTCAGGGGTGAAGGTGAAAAGGGATCTGTTTTCCACCATTGCAGCTGATCTTGCCGTATTCCCTCTCGGAACCATCCTTTGGATTCCGGGCTATGGATATGGGGTTGTAGCGGACAAGGGTGGCGCGATCAAAGGCAATCACCTGGATCTATACTACGAAACGGTACAAGACGTGTACGAGAACTGGGGAAAGAAAACCCTTGAAGTATATGTTGTGCAAAAAGGGAACGGCGAATTATCTGAAGAACAGTTAAAAAAGCTGAACGAAACCAGGATCAGGCAGGTTTTCAAGCCTAAAATCGCTGAAAAAACATTGAACGATAATGTATCATCCTTTGCTTTTTAA
- a CDS encoding YuiB family protein — translation MPLPVLIISILLFFILFFGIGFLLNMLFRSSWIMVILFPIVFIIIVNETKLIEYFRNPGISFSHLGTNLTSLHMADIMILSSGLLGAILAGVVIRVLRNKGYQMF, via the coding sequence ATGCCATTGCCTGTTTTAATTATCTCAATACTCTTATTTTTCATCCTGTTTTTCGGAATTGGCTTTTTGCTGAATATGCTCTTTCGTTCTTCGTGGATCATGGTCATCTTATTTCCAATCGTCTTCATCATCATTGTCAATGAAACAAAGCTAATAGAATATTTCAGAAATCCGGGAATATCATTTTCACATCTTGGAACGAACCTAACATCTTTACATATGGCAGATATCATGATTTTATCGAGTGGGCTTCTTGGCGCGATTTTAGCTGGTGTGGTCATTAGGGTTTTAAGGAATAAAGGATATCAAATGTTTTGA